From the Papaver somniferum cultivar HN1 chromosome 2, ASM357369v1, whole genome shotgun sequence genome, the window CCTAATTTGCACGTAACTACCCAAACAAACTCGACAAATCCTGAATATATTTCTCCATCTCTGTTTTATCAAAAGTCGAGGAAATCTCCCTTTGTTTTCGATTCTAACAGACCTACCCATCCTGTTTCAAGAAATCAGGCCCAAACCGAATCATATCTGTGAGAAAATTCGAGTAAATTCAGCCCAAATCTTTCCCAAACCTGAGAAAACTCATTCTCCTGTGTTTTCGAGAACCAACTATCCAACCCTATTTATGCCATCAAATCACTTATATCAGCTCTGTTTATCCCATTAGAGTCCAACCCAATCAAAATATGAGATTGAATCTCAACACAACAGCTTCAAAACTCGAATCCAAATCTGCCAGTCGCCTTCAATAAATTCCCGCAAAAACTCTGATTCAAAAGGtggaagatggtgtccccctaaacAAACCAGGGGTGCCCTTAGTAACTCGGGTGGAAATAGTAATCCTTGGGGTGTCTTTATCAATTTCTCTTAGTGCTTTTAGTAATTTTTTtaggaggtccaaatgccactttTCGATCCAATTTTTGCCACAAAAGctcatttctccaaaaacacctacaaaaacataaaataatcaaatagtataaaatcgagcactaacaaatGCATCTATCAACACTTTTAATCCATATGAGTGTAATTGTATGGATTCTGTCTTTCCTTCAGTATCATTTGAGTACAAGGGAAGTAGTTGTTTCCATCTTCCTTCTGATATCCACTTTAACTGGTTAAATTATACTATTTCACCCTCACATTTTATTCCCGTCAACATATGTAAATCTAATGGTGTGAACCCTAAAAACAACATAGTCATAAAATTAAATGACAGGTAATTTATGTTTTGAAGCCAAGATTTTGATTATGACGTGATAAGTTGTCTAAATATCTAAAAATTAAAGTTTGTTTCtaaactaaaaattaaactattgAATGGAAAAATAGAACTTACCACACTCGTAATCCTTAAGAAGAACGTATTTTCAGTGTTTCATCAACGTTCTACAATAACTTGTACAACTTGAGTCATGTGGTTTTTGcctttcatgaaatataaacgCTGCCAAGGATATCTTCGCAAGGATTTTTTAACAGCTTCGGGAAGGAACCCAAACTCTTCGGTTATCTCATACCACCCACCTCTTAGTTCAGGTCAACCAACTCGCTCGGGATGGTTATATAAGTGCGTAGGTAATAAACCAGGTCCAACTAGTTGCCTAACATTTGCGAACTCTTTTTCTTTATTCTGGACCCAAACGATATCACTATCTGCAGTAGATTTTCCTTTgtcttttctgtttctttttctttgtttatttGTTTTGGAACTCATTTTTAAGCAAGAAaaaggaataattttttttttgctctggGTTGCTCTCTAgaagggaatttttttttttaaatgaaaacTGAAGAGAATAGTGATATATTTATACACGGTAGAACACAGACCGCAGGAGGTCAACTCGACCGCTCGGTAGAGACTACATCGCTTAACTCTTTTCTCATAGTGGCGCGGCCAGTTTGCCAGGCCAGCTGGAATGGCATATGAGGGGATTAGACACCCCTGTTGATGggagaaaacgatttgctggttttataggaaagtgaagagacgaccgagcgtaggagactcctcaaccgagaaaattgGTTTAACATTTTCCAAACAGATGCATTGCAcgtgagtgctttgagttcgagagatcaatctgttggACTCCGGcctaaccaagacaatggtcgttgcaaagtcaattcggtcacaagagaggatgagtcgatctgtaggagggaagctgagaagtgcgtgagatcaatgatgattaaGGATTGTGTATGTGTTGTATATTCTAcctgaagaaataagataagttctgattgattgaattttctctgatGACAGTGATCGCTCAGACGATAATTCTTTCCTTAGACGAGCGttcttgttgtttcaatcatggattcagagactcatTTATATTGCATAAATAGTAGATACATTGATcctatgaagtgtgacagttgctggagtgaaATAGTTGAAAtctgggaaatcgtggtgaaaccagttccacgtcgtgcggagacttggttgattatcCACCAACAACTTTGCAAACTCCTCTAATTGCtcgcacgacttgctcacatttctcatcatgggtgaacacacgtgtcgtagactgccataccaaaaccctagttcatttccccccatgtgacagattgatgtctcatgattttggagtctgcaaggcagacatgtatttaattAGTTAGATATTGACTTGGTTAGACGATGAGTCTTAATATTgttgagtcgagcatgattgacgaacactctatgattcatggattgagcatgtctgttgagacaaatgtATAATtcttgaatgaatgttgatagttgaatcaacatgatgaatattgataatctgagcaaatattgcatgCTCGACTGAGCGAATATTTCGCATtttatgaattactgaatatttctTGTATGAGTGAAtctttctcatttgatgaattattgaataattATAGTTGCATCAATACTGataatttgagcaaatattgctcgtgtaagaaagtattgctcacgtgaataattaaatattgatagttgaaccaatattcctagcccgagcaaatattgctcatttcatgaattattggtagcgcgaccaaataaaatattaatttaaaatattggtaggTGGACCAAATATAATTAACTaaaatgttgattgctggatcaacataaaaatattggtatttgaacatgttcagaattatgctttgtagagcatttggttcgaaaccctaattttgatctattgctgatcaattgatgatttacagAAAATCAATGAGTGAGAGGGACCgtttacatgggatgatgggccgaccatgtagctcccagatgctcggatgagcaaacaccaaaatcttttggagaccagttggtgaaagcatgattaaatgttggtttaatcatttttaaaATGGTGCTCGTATGatcgttaggtaataaaacctaattatggagagatgcgggaccgaccaagggatatGAAAACTGGCACTGGTGGTCGTTGGACCAACTGACGGTCGTTTGgtaaaattccaagttgtttggaaagagtttgaacccaatatgaactgtagaagacaaattaggtcaaattatgaagaagcgtgggaccggatccttgcaagccaaagggccaaCTTTGGTCGACCAAAGTATCAATTCtgagaattttaatattttctagtgtgcgtttgagcaatattttggattttcagaagagtttgattttgactgaaactctcaattttgcttgaaCGAGAAGTAGGAcattgctcgtgcgaccaatattttaatattttcctgagaatcctagtcggtcatgtgaccatttgactttttgatttttgctagtttgagcaatattggtgaaatattgaaaaatcagggtttttgctcgaacgaaggagtttcatgagatgagagaaggaataataataaaataaggaataagagaGGTTGTGGGacaggccacggctagggaatggccggccggctggtaggcccggtcccatgatactcttccttattttatttaattttcatCGTGTGAGggaatatggagaaactaagagttttgctcgaacgaggaagtttgctcgaatgaaggagtttttatgagattaagaaaataataaaataaaataaaataaatgaagaggcgtgggaccggccacgacagcATGACCGGTCGGCCGGTGGGCCAGGTCCCCTAGGCGGCCTTttataattttataattattatttttcttccctattttgcataggtttcctcgttcgttcATATTGttgaatgctcattcgtgcatatttttgaattctcattcgtgcatttgggtgctcgttcgtgcactaTTGCCAAgtgcactcgcaccatttttttggggcttactcggtggtggcccagatgcccgtacgtcaaatatttattactaacccatggaattctgctgggaaaagccatgaattgaagtaatggaaTATTATAATGAACgtaaaatattttctaggaattcagttaatgaatcttgcgactagatTAATTgatagctctatactagcaggcaagctgtctaggagcattataattattcgaaaatcgaggtatgagctagttgaagcgtaatACTCGttttgaatgtttattctgtaaagtcgaagaacattgcgacatcctgaagacgttattgctctacacTAGTGGTTAATacatctaggagtcgtccaatcatttcgatttatacagaagtgattactgaaattgatcAGTTAAAGATATATGTCGtggtctcagttgagagactgcatattcatgtatgttATGGGAGGCAGTACACTCGGTCAGAGATTAtcatggcatgagatttcatgctcgaATTCTGAAATATAAACttcacatacgtgtctgaagctggtcagaaatatgcaaagttatgatttgatgattttagccttcgtcaaaaatccaccatcaacaaccccCCATAGGAACCGGTCTTACAAGAGTCAAAGGATCTAGAGTGAAAGATAAGTTACATGGTAAAAGATAAAAACAGTAAACTGTAAAGTCTAACAGATAAACCTAAGGACCAAAAGGTAAAAAAAAGTTACTCTAACTCCCCCTCAAACTGAAGCAGACAACTGTATCAGTTTGAACCTCAACTCAGAAAAATGGGAAGCAATTAATCCTTTTGTAATAATGTCAACAAGTTGCTCAGAGGAAGGAACATAAATGACCACTACATCACCAGATTCAAGTAGTTCTCTGACTGTGTGATAGTTGATTTCAATGTGCTTAGTCCTTGCGTGAAACCTGAGTTTGAAACCAGAAAAGTTGCACCAACATTGTCATAATATAGCTTGAATGGTTTGTAAGagaaatttcaaattcttcaagAAGTTTAAATAGCCACATAACATCGGATGATGAAGGCAAACTGGCTTCTTTGTACTCATCTTTTGTAGAAGATTTAGAGAGACTGTTGGTTGTTTCTTTGATGACCAGCAGATCAAGGAATTTTCACAAAAAAACAACACAGAATCCAGATGTAGAACGTCTAGTATCAGGGCATCCAGCCCAGTCAGAGTCTGAATAGCCACTGATGGAGGTGATATCTTCAGCAGATAGAGTAATACCAGCATCTATAGTTCCTTTTAAGTAACTAAGAATGCGCTTaaccagaagaagatgaaaatatgtAGGTGCATGCATGAACTGCAAACATATATAGTTTACTGCAAAGTTGACATCAAGTCTAGTTAAGGTAAGATACtccaatgctctaacaaggctTCTATGTTGCAATAGATTGGTAAATGGAGTGCCATCATGGATTGACAGTCTTTTCTCAATGGTGACTTGTGTGTTGCAAGGCTTGCAGTTTAGCATCTTTGATCTAGTAAAAAGATATAAAGTATACTTTTGTTGTGTGAGAAGTATAGAGCGAGGAAAATTTTCCATGTCAGCTTCAATACCAAGGAAGTAGTGGAGATTTCCTAGGTCATTCATAACAAAATTAGATCCAAGTTGAGAGAAAAGAGTGCTAATGAAGGAAGTAGAGATGCAAGTAAgtataatatcatctacatatagaaGTAGGGTAGCCATAATACTATAATTATTGTAGATGAATATTGATGTCCAAAAATCTcggtttataatttttttattttttttgaagcatgcattttattAGACGAAGATTGGGTTACAATTTGGCGTGGGTATATGGTACCCACGGAGTCATGATAAATAATTTGACTAATATAAATTGGGATTACATGGTCCCGAATTTTTGTTGACAAATTTCCCATTTGGCTTCCATCTGCCGCATGATTGGCCAAACCATTTTCATGGTCCTGCGAAATTTGTTGTATCTTATTATTTATTTCCTCAATCATTCCAGAGATATGCCAAGGGGTGGGCCGCAGAAGGTTCTCTGAGTCTGTCTCGAAGATAACTTTTAGCCATTTCCATTCAGCTGTTGTTTTTGATGCCAGAAGAAAATCCCAAGTTTATGTTGTTAAGGCAGTCGTAATTCCCAAAGGTTTATCTAGAGCCATTAACGTTCGTGCGTCGGAGTCGTTGCAAATGAAACTTTCACCCGCGAAACCCGGATGACCTTTGGCCGCTCCATCAGTGTTAATCTTAATCCAGTTCATGTTCGGTGTGGACCATCCTACCGATATTGTTGAGATCCTTTTCGTGTTTCTTGAGTGGTTGAGTGTCGGTGAATCTCCCGGTAGGATCGGAGGTAAGGATTGTAGCGGTGCCAAatattcttcttgttgttgtttgtttgaCTAATATAAATTGGGATTGCATGGTCCCGAATTTTGGTTGAAAAATTTCCCATTTGGCTTCCATCTGCCGCATGATTGGCCAAACCATTTGTTTGGTCCTGCGAAATTTGTTGTATCCTATTCTTTATTTCCTCAGTCATCCCAGAGATATGCCAAGGGGTGGGCCGCAGAAGGTTCTCTGAGTCTGTCTCTAAGATAACTTTTAGCCATTTCCATTCAGCTGTTGTTTTCGATGCCAGAAGAAAAGCCCAAGTTTATAGCGGTGCCCAATATTCTTGTAGCGGTGCCCAATATTCTTGCTGTTGTTTTTGAGCTCAAGATTACATTTCtgatgttgttgtttgtttttgacGGTATACTAGTTCATTCCTAGCTATCCATAAgatacaaaaaagaaaacatagagATGACAGATGTTGGAGCTGGTTGTATGAGGTGTTAAAGCAAATTGTGGGTGGGGGATGTTGGTGTTTGGTGTGGTTGAGGGTTGAGCGAGTAAAGTGCTCCAAGATGTAGTTGGCGTTGGACATTGAATTAGCAGGTGAGTTATTGATTCTGGATGAATATTACATCTGGGGAAAATGTCTGAATTGGTTAAATGGATACGATGAAGAATAAAGAAGGTTGGTAATCATTCATTGactgctttccacaagaaaagatgaatttttggtggacacggTAAGGTCCACAGGAATTTGGTGGGTGGGAGGGAAATATGGTTAGGTTGATTgtgggttagacatttgtatcctgaTGAAGTTGTGTGTTTTCCGGATTTTGAATTTGGCCATATAATTTTGTCCTGGGGGCTATCTTTAGGGAGGTGAATGTTTATGATGTTTAAGATACATGATTGGGTAGAGTGTTTCATTTTTCCTGGTTCCAGTTGTGACAGATTGGATCAATGATATCAGCTACATTTCAGATCGGGTAGCATTGATTTGGTTCTAGGTTTGGTGAGTGTAGAATCCAGTTGGATTCTATTGGTGTTGATACCCCATTTCCAAAACGGTGAAATATCAGTTGTTGCATGGTAGGAACGATTGATGCCAATTGTCTCAATTGAAGGCTGGAGGAAGAAGGTATGGTATCAATTCCTTATAGAATTGGTTGTTGATCAAGATATTTTCCGCTGAAGAGACTTCCAAAAATTGAGTTAGGTTGATCGTGCAAACTCCATATTATTTTCATGAGAAGTGTCTTGTTATGATCACTGTTTTTCCTTATGCCAAATACTTCTTCAAATATTGGTTTTGTTACCTTGTCCCAACCTATAGGATGAAGTTTTTAACTGATGAATCATGTCCCCAAAAGAAATTTCTGatgatacgatctatttgtttatGGATATCGATGGGGAGGTTTTGCGTTTGCATATGATGGTTTGAGGTGGGAATTAGGGAGGTTTTAATAGGTATGACTCTTCCAGCTTGAGTTAAGCATTTTGTCATCCATATCCTTTAGCTTttcgacataatctttgtaggGGTGGCGTAAAGGTGTGGTTGGATGCTCTTCCTTGCTTGAATTGAACTCCTAGATAGATTGGAGGTTTTGATGTTGCCGACATATCGAAGAATTGCTGAAGATTACTAACTTTGATCGGATCCAGTCTTGGATGATGAATGATTACTGATTTGGATGTATTAATTACATGGCCCGACAAAAtgccaaaaaaatgaaaaagattcTTGAGGTGGATATTACTCTGAACAGAAGCTTTATAGGTGATTAGAAACATCAGCAAACTTTAAATGAATAAAgcttttatatttttgttatgtttttgttttttaaatttaAGAGTTGATTGTTATGTTTTTGTTTCCTACATTTAAGAGTCAAAAAAACATACACCAAAAATTCGAAACAAAACGAACACAAAAACatacacaaaaaacaaaaaatgctAAAGCTGGGACAAATAATATGTGATAAATCTGACAATAAATCCAAACCTTTGATTATTCACTTTTCCGCCACTCTCTTAATCCCAATACTAAATTCATTCCCCTCTCCACCATTCAAATCATGCCATGCCTTGTTCCAAAATCTGACCATCCCCTGTTATTCCAGCTATAGGAAGGTCAACCAAGAACCTACCAACATAGAAATAGATCCCTGCTAACCTCGTGAGCGGAGCGGCTACGATGTGGTAGGGCCACATCAAACAAGTATGTGACCCCTGTTATTTTCTTGACACGTATTAGAAAccatcatttttttgttttttagggAGATTCAGAGGGGGCAAGTTTTTAGGGATAAATAGTTAAAAGTAGTTTTATGTGTTTTATATGAGAAAAAGTAGGATACTTTTTACTTTAAAACTAATTTTCTAATACGtgtcaagaaaataagaagggcCACATACTTGTTTGATATGGCCCGACCGCATCGTAGCCGGGGCGCCACGTGAGTGGGGGCGGACCCATTGGGACCATCAACAAAACCAGTGAGTTTCGGTTTTATTTTATGGTATGTTTTTGTGCTCGGCCCGTGTAGAAGAGCTGTTCAAATTAAATTAGGCCCGTGTAGAAGAACGGCTTAGGCTCAAAAATAACATCTTCTTCGCTTTCCTGAAACTGAAAGGAATACAAATAATCTCTGAACAACGAATAAACCCCTCTCCGCCTCTCTCAAATTCTTCTGATAAAGGCAGCTCCTTTCTTAGAAAATCTCTGCAACATTAGAGACTAGGTGCGCACCCTTTGATTGAAATCCATATCCTGTAACACCTTACTCTCTCATCTTCTcttagttttagaaattttgggGGTTCTTCTTCTCAGTGAAACCCTAGATTATGTCAACGATATACGTTGTAGAACCACCAACAAAGGGGAAAGTGATATTGAATACAAATTATGGTCCATTAGATATTGAATTATGGCCTAAAGAAGCACCAAAAGCTACTAGGAATTTCGTTCAGCTTTGTTTAGAAGGTTATTATGATAATACAATTTTTCATCGGATTATCAAATCGTTTCTTGTTCAAGGTGGTGATCCTACTGGTACTGGATTAGGTAACATTctataaaccctaactttttcttcttcttttttcttagaTTAAAACCCTAAACTTGGCATTGTTTTTTATTCAAATTTGTGTTTTTCACCATTGGGTATTGGAATTGattgaaaaaatccaatgaaaatCACTAGGAAGTGaatttttggttgaaaattatgattGGGGCAGCTGTAGAAATTGATTAGGGTAATTTCAAAGTATTGAAAGCGTATTGGGTTGGTTTTATGTTTCAGGTGGTGAGAGTATTTATGGAAAAGCATTTGCGGATGAGTTCCATTCGCGTCTTAGATTCAAGCACAGAGGCTTGGTTGCATGTGCTAATGCTGGAACGCCGCATTCGAATGGAAGTCAGTTCTTTATGACATTGGATCGCTGTGACTGGATTGATAAAAAGAATACAATCTTTGGGAAGGTGATTATTCTTTACTGAAGTTTTTGTATTTATATTGAAGTTAGTGTTTCGGTGGAACTAACTTAGAATTATGCAGGTAACTGGTGAATCGCTTTTCAATCTGCTGAATTTGGCGGAGGTCGAGACTGATAAGGATGACAGGCCTTTAGATCCACCTCCAAGAATACTTTCGGTTGAGGTGAGTTGCTTACTTGCTTGGTTGAACCTTTTATGCTGTGAAAATAAACTGCGTGAAGATGTGTTTCGTTGACTTGATTTGAGTTCTTCttggtacaattttttttttattttctgtcttTTGTGGTTCATACATAGTCTTGATGCATCTGCGAATTCACTGAAAAAAACTTTTCATGTACTATAGAAAACATTTATTCTGACAAGTCCTCTTACACGTTGAGACGGCTAACATTCAACAGAATTATCTATTTGAAAAAAAGAAACCGTCTAAGTTGGGTACATGAGGAGTTTCTTACATGGCACTCCTTGCACCCCTGTACGATTGTTCCTCGAATAATAGCAGAGACCAAGCATTTTCTATTTAGTCTAGAATGCAGATTACATGAGGGAATAGCCTCTTTTGGTGATATCTTGAAGTATATGTCTTGTTAAATTGGTGGAATCTGGTGGAACCATTTCATCCAACCGACGCACATGACTATTATCTTTTAGTTTTATCTATTCGTTCTATTTCATTGATAACGTTTTTGTCATTTCTTCTTGCATGATTTGAGGTTTTCAGTCATGTCATATGTCAACCTTCTTGTATCATTCAATTTTAAACTGTCGTTTGTTGCAGGTGTTATGGAACCCTTTTGATGATATTATTCCAAGACAAACTGTAAAGCCTTCTACTCGTCCGAAGGATGAACCTGAAATCAAAGATCAGAAGAAGAAAGCTGTAAAGTAAGTTTTGATATTTCATATTGAAGCGTGATCTGAGTTGATCGGTAAACATCTATATGCAATTAATGAGCATTATAAACTTCCATTTAAAGGCTATATTCTCAATGTGCAGAAAGCTGAACCTGCTTTCATTTGGAGAAGAAGCAGAGCAGGAAGAGAAGGA encodes:
- the LOC113352836 gene encoding uncharacterized protein LOC113352836, encoding MATLLLYVDDIILTCISTSFISTLFSQLGSNFVMNDLGNLHYFLGIEADMENFPRSILLTQQKYTLYLFTRSKMLNCKPCNTQVTIEKRLSIHDGTPFTNLLQHRSLVRALEYLTLTRLDVNFAVNYICLQFMHAPTYFHLLLVKRILSYLKGTIDAGITLSAEDITSISGYSDSDWAGCPDTRRSTSGFCVVFL